A part of Clostridia bacterium genomic DNA contains:
- a CDS encoding sugar ABC transporter ATP-binding protein: MTAVLEARGVAKSFAGVEVLHGVDFEARSGEIHALVGENGAGKTTLLMMLSGVHAPDRGTVLMSGRPVAFRSPADAQAAGVRTVFQDLSLVPVLSVAENLYLTRSPVRSLGILDRSELRRRAREILGRLGAQVDPDVRVQDLSRSQRQLVEIAKALAADAQVLLLDEPTSSLSEAEASVLSDVLQQLKSQGLAIVIVTHRLSEVFALADRITVLRDGRVAGRFDRQATTPDEVLRHMVGRDISQVSWQDRGEPGPVVLEARDLAAPPRLRGVSFQVRAGEILGVAGLEGSGRTELGLALVGGLRLAGGELLLDGKPVRFHTPADAVRARVAYLPPDRKELGLFPRMTVADNIVTMILRVLARFGIVPSAAVRQVARDYRERLQIRCPSILAPVSALSGGNQQKSLLARLLASDPRVLVVDDPTVGVDTGAKAEIHRILLEQARQGKAVVLISSELLELLALADRVLVMRGGSVAGVLARPDLSEESIVRLAAAS, translated from the coding sequence GTGACGGCGGTACTGGAGGCGCGCGGCGTAGCGAAGTCCTTCGCGGGCGTCGAGGTCCTGCACGGCGTGGACTTCGAGGCGAGGTCCGGCGAGATCCACGCCCTGGTGGGCGAGAACGGCGCGGGGAAGACGACGCTGCTCATGATGCTCAGCGGCGTCCACGCGCCCGACCGCGGCACGGTCCTCATGTCCGGAAGACCGGTGGCGTTCCGCTCGCCAGCGGACGCTCAAGCGGCGGGGGTGCGCACCGTCTTCCAGGACCTCAGCCTTGTCCCGGTGCTGTCCGTGGCCGAAAACCTCTACCTTACTCGCTCGCCGGTGCGCTCTCTCGGCATCCTGGATCGATCGGAACTGCGCAGGCGGGCGCGCGAAATCCTGGGCCGCCTGGGCGCGCAGGTGGACCCGGACGTCCGGGTGCAGGATCTCTCGCGCAGCCAGCGTCAGCTGGTCGAGATCGCCAAAGCGCTCGCGGCCGACGCGCAGGTGCTCCTGTTGGACGAGCCGACCTCGTCCCTGTCTGAGGCCGAAGCCTCCGTGCTGTCCGATGTCCTTCAGCAGCTCAAGTCGCAGGGTCTGGCCATCGTCATCGTCACCCACCGCCTGTCCGAGGTCTTCGCGCTCGCAGATCGGATCACCGTGCTCCGTGACGGGCGCGTGGCCGGGCGATTCGACCGCCAGGCGACGACGCCGGACGAAGTCCTGCGCCACATGGTGGGACGGGACATCTCCCAGGTGTCGTGGCAGGATCGCGGCGAACCGGGACCGGTCGTCCTCGAGGCGCGGGATCTCGCGGCCCCGCCGCGGCTGCGCGGGGTGTCGTTTCAGGTTCGAGCCGGCGAGATCCTGGGCGTGGCCGGCCTCGAGGGGTCCGGGCGGACGGAGCTCGGTCTGGCGCTCGTGGGTGGGTTGAGGCTGGCCGGCGGCGAGCTGCTGTTGGACGGCAAGCCGGTCCGCTTCCACACCCCGGCCGACGCCGTGCGGGCCAGGGTGGCGTATCTGCCGCCCGACAGGAAGGAGCTGGGCCTCTTCCCGCGCATGACGGTCGCCGACAACATCGTGACGATGATCCTGCGCGTTCTCGCGCGCTTCGGCATCGTGCCGTCGGCCGCCGTGCGCCAGGTCGCCCGGGACTACCGTGAACGGCTGCAGATCCGCTGCCCGTCCATCCTCGCGCCGGTGAGCGCGCTGTCGGGGGGAAACCAGCAGAAGTCCCTGTTGGCGCGCCTCCTGGCTTCGGATCCGCGCGTGCTCGTCGTGGACGACCCCACCGTCGGAGTCGACACCGGGGCCAAGGCGGAGATCCACCGCATCCTGCTGGAGCAGGCGCGGCAGGGCAAGGCCGTGGTGCTGATCTCCTCGGAGCTCTTGGAGCTCCTTGCTCTGGCGGATCGAGTCCTCGTCATGCGTGGCGGGTCCGTGGCCGGGGTGCTGGCCCGGCCGGACCTTTCAGAAGAGTCCATCGTGCGGCTCGCGGCCGCGTCCTAG
- a CDS encoding ABC transporter permease, translating to MFIGALLRVREFAIAAAIVIFGAVLGVITPYFLTTGNLTALVIGLVPVTLITIGQVIVLISGGLDLSVGAVMAASGTIVGLLMLHGLSPVAAVALSLLFGVAVGLVNGLIVTRAGVSPLIATLGMMTIVRGVGLVFTEGFSVTGLTPGFAYWGQARILGLPPMVWVTLVLLIVFDLALRLTRSFRQIYYIGGNERAARLSGIPVDRVRVFTYIGSAGLSALAGVFLASRLMSGTPTAGNGLELTSIAASVIGGASLLGGEGTVLGAFLGAFLLAMVSNASVILGVSIYWQGILTGVILIVVVTLDMVLRRREGRGWGVQAAASASTRDVNQTTPVGRT from the coding sequence GTGTTCATCGGCGCGCTGCTTCGCGTGCGGGAATTCGCCATCGCCGCGGCCATCGTGATCTTCGGGGCCGTGCTGGGCGTCATCACGCCCTACTTTCTGACGACCGGCAACCTGACGGCGCTCGTCATCGGCCTGGTCCCCGTGACGCTCATCACCATCGGCCAGGTCATCGTGCTCATCTCCGGGGGCCTTGACCTCTCCGTCGGCGCCGTGATGGCCGCGAGCGGCACCATCGTGGGCCTGCTCATGCTGCACGGCCTTTCCCCGGTCGCGGCCGTCGCGCTCAGCCTGCTGTTCGGCGTCGCCGTCGGGCTTGTCAACGGCCTGATCGTGACGCGCGCGGGCGTCAGCCCGCTCATCGCCACGCTCGGCATGATGACGATCGTCCGCGGCGTCGGCCTGGTCTTCACCGAAGGCTTTTCCGTCACGGGCCTGACGCCCGGCTTCGCCTACTGGGGGCAGGCGCGCATTCTGGGCCTGCCGCCGATGGTGTGGGTCACGCTCGTGCTTCTGATCGTCTTCGACCTGGCCCTCCGCCTGACGCGTTCCTTCCGACAGATCTACTACATCGGCGGCAATGAGCGCGCCGCGCGCCTGTCCGGCATTCCAGTCGATCGGGTGCGCGTGTTCACGTACATCGGGTCCGCCGGTCTCTCCGCCCTGGCGGGCGTGTTCCTCGCGTCGCGGCTGATGTCCGGCACCCCCACGGCCGGAAACGGGTTGGAGCTCACCTCCATCGCCGCGTCGGTCATCGGGGGGGCCAGTCTGTTGGGCGGCGAGGGGACCGTGCTGGGGGCCTTCCTCGGCGCGTTCCTTCTCGCCATGGTTTCGAACGCGTCCGTGATCCTCGGAGTGTCGATCTACTGGCAAGGGATTCTTACCGGCGTCATTCTCATCGTCGTCGTGACCCTGGACATGGTGTTGCGCCGCCGCGAGGGGCGCGGTTGGGGGGTGCAGGCAGCGGCATCGGCATCCACGCGAGACGTCAACCAGACGACACCCGTCGGTCGAACGTGA
- a CDS encoding RraA family protein, translated as MERSGVMDSAIRPAHFRRFVGPALTVRLFPGDLVDCLDALKVARAGDVIVVDAAGEVQTSIWGGLMAGLCKMKGVAGAVVDGAVRDVDEVRDLDFPLFSRAITPRSTHSPFSQRLEPIEVNVPVTCGRVIVRPGDIVLADETGVVVVPQEEAVDVLQRARAQAEQEERTRARIREGKSVEELLAEFGRL; from the coding sequence ATGGAGCGGAGCGGGGTCATGGATTCTGCCATCCGTCCTGCGCATTTCCGGCGCTTCGTCGGCCCCGCCCTTACGGTGCGGCTGTTTCCCGGCGACCTTGTGGACTGCCTCGACGCGCTCAAGGTGGCGCGGGCCGGCGACGTGATCGTGGTCGACGCGGCCGGTGAAGTGCAGACGTCCATCTGGGGCGGCCTCATGGCGGGGCTTTGCAAGATGAAGGGCGTGGCCGGCGCCGTGGTCGACGGCGCGGTGCGCGACGTGGACGAGGTTCGCGATCTCGACTTCCCCCTCTTCAGTCGGGCGATCACCCCGCGGTCCACACACTCCCCGTTCTCGCAGCGCCTCGAACCCATCGAGGTGAATGTGCCGGTCACATGCGGCCGCGTGATCGTCCGGCCCGGCGACATCGTGCTCGCGGACGAGACGGGCGTCGTGGTCGTGCCGCAGGAGGAGGCCGTCGACGTCCTGCAACGCGCCCGGGCGCAGGCGGAGCAGGAGGAGCGCACCCGCGCCCGGATTCGCGAGGGGAAGTCGGTCGAAGAGCTGTTGGCCGAGTTCGGCCGCCTGTGA